From Mucilaginibacter rubeus, a single genomic window includes:
- a CDS encoding RagB/SusD family nutrient uptake outer membrane protein, whose protein sequence is MKKIYITFSLLLLLITGFSCKKVIDLQPTSSFTTNNVWKDPSLIQVFVNQIYKESVFAFKDGGFGWGSQTDELYSNFNWCNENTYIMGQATPDNQSSSFPLNYSSTLNYWTTLYSTIQKTNLFFQNVGMADSVGHGAQLNNMKGEVHFLRALCYFELLKRFGGVPLITKVYTANDNTFTESRATYDQTRDFILTEIAAAAAILPKTYTNSSDYGKATLGAALALKSRLLLYAASPTFNTGNDVSRWQAAADAAKAVIDLNIYSLHGNATTYNTIFTDFFNSEVIFSRVFNAQVQEDRYNTLYRDLSPNGYNGYSAYNVLEQMVEDFDMADGSHFSWTANGTNPYQNREPRFYADILYNGAPFQKRSAQFYEGGLDSKTSSLSPWNASKTGYTIRKMVDESYDFNVQPYSACQWVAFRLGEIYLNYAEAEAALGNSSEALNYLNKIRVRAGMPTITATGAALTDAIRHERRIELCFEGHRFFDIRRWGMAEIGSKDALGITITPTSPANTSFTYKVTTIQKRTWVPSFYYYPIPRKEIQINPNIKQNPNYN, encoded by the coding sequence ATGAAAAAGATATATATAACCTTTAGTTTATTACTGCTGCTGATTACGGGTTTTTCCTGTAAAAAAGTGATCGATCTGCAGCCCACAAGCTCCTTTACAACCAACAACGTTTGGAAGGACCCCTCGCTGATACAGGTGTTTGTTAACCAGATCTATAAAGAATCGGTATTTGCCTTTAAAGACGGCGGCTTTGGCTGGGGATCACAAACAGACGAATTGTACAGTAATTTTAACTGGTGTAATGAAAATACCTATATCATGGGCCAGGCAACGCCTGATAACCAATCGAGTTCATTCCCTTTAAATTACAGCTCCACATTAAATTACTGGACAACGCTGTACAGCACCATTCAGAAAACGAACCTGTTTTTTCAAAACGTAGGCATGGCCGATAGCGTTGGACATGGTGCACAGCTGAACAATATGAAAGGAGAGGTGCACTTTTTACGGGCATTATGCTATTTTGAATTGTTAAAGCGTTTTGGCGGCGTTCCGCTGATCACCAAAGTTTATACCGCTAACGATAATACTTTTACTGAGTCAAGGGCTACTTATGATCAGACACGCGATTTTATCCTGACCGAGATAGCCGCCGCCGCCGCGATACTGCCAAAAACGTATACCAACAGCAGCGATTATGGTAAGGCTACGCTTGGCGCGGCTCTTGCCCTTAAATCCCGCTTGTTGTTGTATGCTGCCAGTCCAACTTTTAACACCGGTAATGATGTAAGCCGCTGGCAGGCTGCCGCCGATGCTGCAAAGGCGGTGATAGACCTGAATATTTATTCCTTACACGGAAACGCGACAACCTATAACACCATCTTTACCGATTTCTTTAACAGCGAAGTGATCTTTTCGCGGGTATTTAATGCCCAGGTACAGGAAGACCGCTACAATACCCTTTACCGCGACCTGAGCCCCAACGGTTACAATGGCTACAGCGCATACAATGTACTGGAGCAAATGGTTGAGGATTTTGATATGGCCGATGGCAGCCACTTTAGTTGGACTGCAAATGGTACCAACCCATATCAAAACAGGGAGCCACGTTTTTATGCGGATATCTTATATAATGGAGCGCCTTTTCAGAAGCGCAGTGCGCAGTTTTATGAGGGCGGGCTTGATTCAAAAACAAGCTCATTATCTCCATGGAACGCTTCAAAAACAGGTTACACAATCAGGAAGATGGTTGATGAGAGCTATGACTTTAATGTACAGCCTTATAGTGCCTGCCAGTGGGTTGCTTTTCGTTTGGGCGAGATCTACCTGAACTATGCCGAGGCTGAAGCCGCACTTGGCAACAGCAGCGAGGCACTGAACTACCTGAACAAGATCAGGGTGAGGGCCGGCATGCCAACTATTACCGCTACAGGAGCGGCGCTAACAGACGCCATCCGTCACGAACGCCGGATCGAGCTATGTTTTGAGGGGCACCGCTTCTTTGATATCAGGAGATGGGGCATGGCCGAAATAGGCTCTAAAGACGCGCTGGGTATTACTATTACTCCAACCTCGCCGGCCAATACATCGTTCACTTATAAAGTAACCACGATACAAAAACGTACCTGGGTGCCAAGTTTTTATTATTACCCGATCCCTCGTAAAGAGATCCAGATCAATCCTAATATTAAACAGAACCCTAATTACAATTAA
- a CDS encoding glycoside hydrolase family 28 protein, with translation MSVIKTTVRVVVLLLAGCVTSQAQVQQYSWQHLPQVSKPVFKKDTISILKYGAKPDGITLNTVSINKTIAACSAKGGGVVLIPQGLWLTGPLAMKSNVNLHVSRAALLQFTDDKTQYKLVEGNYEGHAAVRNESPISGTDLTNIAITGEGVIDGHGEVWRAIGKDRLTEAEWNKLVVSGGVVSENGKAWYPSQSYVNGLKAPGAGVIGNGKTIKDNEAFKDFFRPNMLVLTNCKKVLLQGVTLQNSPAWDIHTLLCEDLTVQNVKVRNPWNAQNGDGIDVESCRNVLIEGSTFDAGDDGICIKSGRDGEGRKRGKPTENVIVRDNVVYRSHGGFVIGSEMSGGARNIFVSNCTFIGSDIGLRFKTTRGRGGVVENIFIKDIAMKDIVHEAILFDMYYGGKSPGEDGDVNDQAVVPVTEATPAFRKFYVDNVACNGTEKALMIRGLPEMGIKDIHIENSTFKTTKGADVIEAQNISLKNIHFESKETNPLINIQNSSNISFDHITYGDTQLLLRISGKKSQQIKLLSTDTSKAKNKAAFSSGATENALIGSK, from the coding sequence ATGTCGGTAATAAAAACAACGGTTAGGGTAGTGGTTTTGCTTTTGGCAGGCTGTGTTACATCGCAGGCACAGGTACAGCAATACTCCTGGCAGCATTTGCCGCAGGTGAGCAAGCCTGTGTTTAAAAAGGACACCATCAGCATTTTAAAATACGGCGCTAAGCCCGATGGCATTACATTGAATACGGTTAGTATCAACAAAACCATAGCTGCTTGCAGCGCCAAAGGCGGTGGGGTAGTGCTTATTCCGCAGGGATTATGGCTGACTGGTCCGCTGGCGATGAAAAGTAATGTTAACCTGCATGTAAGCCGTGCGGCACTGTTACAATTTACCGATGATAAAACCCAATACAAGCTTGTTGAAGGCAATTACGAAGGTCACGCCGCCGTACGTAATGAATCGCCGATATCGGGAACCGATCTTACAAACATTGCCATAACGGGTGAGGGTGTCATTGATGGACATGGCGAGGTTTGGCGGGCTATTGGTAAAGATAGGTTAACCGAAGCCGAATGGAATAAACTGGTAGTTTCAGGTGGTGTGGTGAGCGAAAACGGCAAAGCATGGTATCCATCCCAAAGCTATGTCAATGGGTTAAAAGCTCCAGGAGCCGGGGTAATAGGCAACGGCAAAACTATAAAAGATAACGAAGCCTTTAAAGACTTTTTCAGGCCCAATATGTTGGTGCTTACCAACTGCAAAAAGGTATTGTTGCAGGGCGTTACGCTGCAAAATTCGCCGGCATGGGATATTCACACGCTATTGTGCGAAGATCTTACGGTGCAAAACGTAAAGGTTAGAAATCCCTGGAACGCGCAGAATGGTGACGGTATCGATGTAGAATCGTGCAGGAATGTTCTGATAGAAGGCAGCACTTTTGATGCCGGCGATGATGGTATCTGCATCAAATCGGGCAGGGACGGGGAAGGCCGCAAACGGGGCAAACCTACCGAAAATGTAATTGTAAGGGATAATGTGGTTTACCGTTCGCACGGAGGCTTTGTGATAGGCAGCGAAATGTCTGGCGGGGCGAGGAATATTTTTGTATCTAACTGCACATTCATAGGCTCGGATATTGGTTTGCGCTTTAAAACTACCCGTGGCCGGGGTGGCGTGGTCGAAAATATCTTTATTAAGGATATCGCCATGAAAGATATTGTTCATGAGGCCATCTTGTTTGATATGTACTATGGCGGTAAATCGCCCGGCGAAGATGGCGATGTAAATGACCAGGCCGTTGTACCGGTAACCGAAGCTACACCTGCTTTCCGCAAATTTTATGTAGATAATGTGGCTTGCAACGGCACCGAAAAAGCGCTCATGATCAGGGGACTACCCGAGATGGGAATTAAGGATATCCACATCGAAAACAGTACATTCAAAACTACTAAAGGAGCGGATGTGATTGAAGCACAGAATATCTCCCTGAAAAATATCCATTTCGAAAGTAAAGAAACCAACCCGCTCATCAATATTCAAAATAGCAGCAATATCAGCTTTGATCATATTACTTATGGCGATACGCAGTTGCTGCTCAGGATCAGCGGAAAGAAATCGCAGCAAATAAAACTGCTGAGTACAGATACCTCGAAAGCTAAAAACAAAGCAGCATTTAGTTCAGGGGCAACCGAAAACGCTTTAATCGGTTCAAAATAA
- a CDS encoding GntR family transcriptional regulator, with protein MDKIFDEIRKLAEVPSYSKHDRFVQGIINAIDEKFIGQDEVLPSVNRLIKELGFSRETIMKGYKDLISRGIVESKNRLGYFVGNGNTGQTLNVALLMYNLDTFEEQFYRNFRHELGETVQLTTYFHHGNIEIFETILLQIRGKYEMYVVAPIPHPKTKELLEIIPRNKFLMFDRFEPLEGEFNHITQEFGHSSYDVFSKLAPRIKQFDEFIFYHSKNSLDPKEIVQSFNKFLKDFDVKGKILEEYVPGSIQKGKVYFTLDNFALWQIMRDCKTQMLEPGKDLGVLSHNDEPAKEIIGITTFSADFSSMGQRAGQAVLSKEKLQLTVPMLLFDRNTL; from the coding sequence ATGGATAAGATATTTGATGAGATAAGAAAGCTGGCGGAAGTTCCTTCTTACTCCAAGCATGACAGGTTTGTTCAGGGAATTATCAACGCTATCGACGAAAAATTCATCGGCCAGGATGAGGTGTTACCATCGGTGAACAGGTTGATCAAGGAACTGGGTTTCTCGCGCGAAACCATCATGAAGGGTTATAAAGATCTCATCAGCAGGGGGATTGTGGAGAGTAAAAACAGGCTGGGCTACTTTGTTGGCAACGGAAATACCGGGCAAACCTTAAATGTAGCCTTGCTCATGTATAACCTGGATACTTTTGAGGAGCAGTTTTACCGTAACTTCAGGCATGAGCTTGGGGAAACCGTACAGCTCACCACCTATTTTCATCACGGTAATATCGAGATATTTGAAACCATACTTTTGCAGATAAGAGGGAAGTACGAAATGTATGTAGTTGCACCTATCCCGCATCCTAAAACTAAAGAGTTGCTGGAGATTATCCCCCGTAATAAATTCCTGATGTTTGACAGGTTTGAACCGCTGGAAGGGGAGTTTAACCACATCACCCAGGAGTTTGGGCACAGCTCTTACGATGTGTTTTCGAAGCTTGCTCCGCGGATAAAGCAGTTTGATGAGTTTATATTTTACCATTCTAAAAACTCGCTCGATCCAAAAGAGATCGTACAATCGTTCAATAAATTTCTGAAAGATTTTGACGTGAAAGGTAAGATACTGGAAGAATACGTGCCCGGGTCTATCCAAAAAGGGAAGGTATATTTTACGCTTGACAACTTTGCCCTCTGGCAAATTATGCGCGACTGTAAAACGCAGATGCTTGAACCTGGTAAGGACCTTGGCGTATTATCGCACAATGATGAGCCCGCTAAGGAAATTATCGGCATAACCACTTTCTCGGCCGATTTCTCAAGCATGGGGCAAAGGGCCGGGCAAGCTGTTTTATCTAAGGAGAAACTGCAGCTAACCGTTCCGATGTTATTGTTTGACAGGAATACGTTATAA
- a CDS encoding SusC/RagA family TonB-linked outer membrane protein: protein MKKKVPPKKLGMYLLCCIMLLCYQHVFAQQKRSIIGHVTDEHGQALPGVSILLEGTGLGTSTDQNGFYKISVPDANAKLSFSFVGYTKKIVSVTKDWNGDVSLTPDKNAGSLGEVVVIGYGSRKKANLTGAVSTVKGTELEKSPVANVSNTLAGAVPGLIVNTRSGEPGADDASILVRGKGTLGNTSPLVVIDGIPDRGFNRLDPADIESFTVLKDASGAIYGARAANGVILITTKRGTAGKATLSFTSNFSITQPTRVPKMLSSWQYAQAANEYDDLVGQQHEYTADDIQKYRDGSDPLGHPNTNWWDAVMRKWATQTNNTLTLRGGSDKVKYYISGQHLYQNSIYNSGADYYKNDNARANIDIAATDNFKIGVDVMYRSEFKNGEAPGYDANGIFQQLWNAYPYLTPVYPNGKVGVGIGGGPATSMVYILNQDLGYTHNTYDFLQTKTSFSWALPKVTPGLHLDGYFAYDVNSRAYKGFNAMPPPAYSYNKITTNYDEYTSTVPPNLSISNYQTKSRLTNIKLGYERKFGKHGIEAFVAYEQQQQTYTELDAYRTGFLSNNVQELFAGSTEGQTNNSATTQFARQNFISRLSYNYDDRYLLDYNMRYDGSPNFPAGKRFGFFPSVSAAWRISQEPFFHSSVIDDLKLRGSWGKTGNDAVASFQYLQTYGLQAGQISQYLGAGYYYGPNATQTPGFTLGPTPNANITWEVATTTNIGFDAQLFHAFSVSVDAFRSSRRNILVPPSASVPDYTGLTLPDVNLGKVDNKGIELDLGYSKKLGNDFSFNINGNLTYAVNKVVYGAEPANVPDYQRVTGHPIDSWLLYQADGIFQNTAELNAYPHPVGTGVGDIRYKDVNHDGVINDLDKVRNTLSNTPQILYGLTLGGRYKNFDFTVFFQGQARAQAILKPNGLNMAEEFFDGRWLKEGDNNYPRTFNGPTSRTFGSNAYPSTFWLRNDSFLRLKNVELGYSFSKELLSKIKVKGARVFVSGNNLFSFDKFGPSFDPESATGTVNDGRIYPQQRIINLGVNVTF from the coding sequence ATGAAAAAAAAAGTACCACCTAAAAAACTGGGCATGTATTTGCTGTGCTGTATCATGCTGCTTTGTTATCAGCACGTTTTTGCCCAGCAAAAAAGAAGTATCATCGGCCATGTTACCGACGAGCATGGTCAGGCCCTGCCGGGAGTAAGTATTTTACTGGAGGGCACAGGCCTGGGCACCAGTACCGACCAAAACGGCTTTTATAAGATCAGCGTTCCCGATGCCAATGCAAAGCTTTCGTTTTCATTTGTTGGCTACACTAAAAAAATCGTATCCGTTACTAAAGACTGGAACGGCGACGTATCCCTGACGCCTGATAAAAACGCGGGCAGTCTTGGCGAGGTTGTAGTTATAGGTTACGGAAGCAGGAAAAAAGCAAACCTTACCGGCGCGGTTAGTACCGTTAAAGGTACCGAACTGGAGAAATCGCCGGTTGCTAACGTATCCAATACCTTGGCGGGCGCGGTACCCGGCCTCATCGTTAACACCCGCAGTGGTGAACCCGGTGCGGATGATGCCAGCATCCTTGTACGTGGTAAGGGAACTTTAGGCAACACCAGTCCGCTGGTGGTAATTGATGGTATTCCCGACCGTGGCTTTAACCGTTTAGATCCTGCCGACATAGAATCTTTTACGGTATTGAAAGACGCTTCGGGCGCTATCTATGGTGCAAGAGCGGCAAACGGCGTAATCCTGATCACCACCAAGAGGGGTACTGCAGGCAAAGCCACTTTATCGTTTACCTCTAATTTTTCTATTACGCAGCCTACCCGGGTGCCTAAAATGTTAAGTTCATGGCAGTATGCGCAGGCAGCCAATGAATATGACGATTTGGTTGGCCAGCAGCACGAATATACAGCCGATGATATTCAGAAATACCGCGACGGATCTGATCCGCTTGGTCACCCAAATACCAACTGGTGGGATGCCGTTATGCGTAAATGGGCAACACAAACCAATAATACCCTTACATTAAGGGGCGGTTCGGATAAGGTGAAATATTACATTTCTGGCCAGCACCTTTACCAAAACAGTATTTATAACAGCGGTGCCGATTATTATAAAAATGATAATGCCCGCGCCAATATCGACATTGCCGCCACCGACAATTTTAAAATTGGCGTAGATGTGATGTACCGGAGCGAATTTAAAAATGGCGAAGCGCCGGGTTATGACGCCAACGGCATTTTCCAGCAGTTGTGGAACGCATATCCTTACCTTACCCCGGTTTATCCAAATGGTAAAGTTGGCGTTGGTATTGGTGGCGGTCCGGCTACCAGTATGGTCTACATCCTGAACCAGGATTTAGGTTATACCCACAACACCTACGACTTTTTACAAACCAAAACATCATTTAGCTGGGCTTTACCCAAAGTTACCCCGGGCTTGCATTTGGACGGTTATTTTGCTTACGATGTCAATAGCAGGGCATACAAAGGCTTTAATGCTATGCCGCCGCCTGCTTACAGCTATAACAAAATCACCACTAACTATGATGAGTATACCTCTACGGTGCCGCCAAACCTTTCTATCAGTAATTATCAAACCAAAAGCAGGCTAACCAACATCAAACTTGGTTATGAGCGTAAATTTGGTAAACATGGGATTGAGGCTTTTGTGGCTTACGAGCAGCAGCAACAAACTTATACCGAGTTGGATGCTTACCGCACCGGTTTCCTGAGTAATAACGTGCAGGAACTATTTGCAGGCAGTACCGAAGGGCAAACCAATAACTCGGCAACTACTCAATTTGCCCGCCAAAACTTCATCAGCAGGCTATCTTACAATTATGACGACAGGTACCTGCTTGATTATAATATGCGTTATGATGGTTCGCCAAACTTCCCAGCCGGTAAACGTTTCGGTTTCTTCCCGTCTGTTTCGGCTGCATGGCGTATCTCACAGGAGCCGTTTTTTCATTCATCAGTTATTGACGACCTGAAGCTGAGGGGTTCATGGGGTAAAACAGGTAACGATGCTGTGGCCTCGTTTCAGTATCTGCAAACTTATGGATTGCAGGCCGGTCAGATTTCGCAGTACCTGGGTGCCGGTTATTACTATGGCCCTAACGCTACACAGACACCTGGTTTTACTTTAGGTCCAACGCCTAATGCTAATATAACCTGGGAGGTTGCTACAACTACTAACATCGGTTTTGACGCGCAGTTATTCCATGCCTTTTCGGTAAGTGTCGACGCGTTTCGTTCATCGCGCAGAAATATCCTGGTTCCGCCAAGCGCGTCGGTACCTGATTACACCGGTTTGACTTTGCCGGATGTAAACCTGGGTAAGGTTGATAACAAAGGTATCGAGCTTGACCTGGGCTACAGCAAAAAACTCGGCAATGATTTCTCTTTTAACATCAACGGAAACCTTACTTACGCGGTTAACAAAGTAGTTTATGGTGCCGAGCCGGCCAATGTACCCGATTACCAGCGCGTTACCGGTCATCCGATTGATTCATGGCTTTTATACCAGGCCGATGGCATTTTTCAAAACACTGCCGAGCTTAACGCTTATCCACATCCGGTAGGTACAGGTGTGGGCGATATCAGGTATAAAGATGTAAATCATGATGGTGTTATCAATGACCTGGATAAAGTAAGGAATACCTTATCCAACACACCCCAGATACTTTATGGTTTAACGCTTGGGGGCCGGTACAAAAACTTTGACTTTACTGTCTTTTTCCAGGGGCAGGCAAGGGCCCAGGCTATTTTAAAACCTAATGGCTTAAATATGGCCGAAGAGTTTTTTGATGGCCGCTGGTTAAAAGAGGGCGATAACAATTACCCGCGCACGTTTAACGGCCCAACCAGCCGTACGTTCGGGTCAAATGCGTATCCCTCAACTTTCTGGCTGCGTAATGATTCCTTCCTTCGCCTCAAAAATGTTGAATTGGGTTACAGCTTTTCAAAAGAGCTGCTGAGCAAGATTAAAGTAAAAGGCGCAAGGGTATTTGTAAGCGGTAACAACCTGTTTTCGTTTGATAAGTTCGGGCCTTCGTTTGATCCTGAAAGTGCTACAGGTACTGTTAACGATGGCAGGATCTACCCGCAACAAAGGATCATCAATTTGGGCGTAAATGTTACATTTTAA
- a CDS encoding pectinesterase family protein — protein MKRAALLMWIVFVPALLLAQAVTYPNHFTVAQDGSCDFKTIQQAVNAVRDLSQQRVVINIKAGIYQEKLVIPSWKCNIELLGEDQNKTIVINSDFSGKPNPQGKDAFAKAEFTTYTSYTVLAQGNDFIARNLTIANAAGPVGQAVALHVEGDRCAVINCRLLGNQDTVYAGTENSRQFYKDCYIEGTTDFIFGEATAVFQNCVIRSLKNSFITAPATTARQQFGFVFLSCKLIPADTAVKKVFLGRPWRPYAKSVFINTQMDTHISATGWDNWRNPENEKTAFFAEYKSKGTDISKRAPWSHQLTDAEAKKYTLNNILAGNDKWDVTLIK, from the coding sequence ATGAAGAGGGCGGCGCTATTGATGTGGATTGTTTTTGTACCTGCTCTGCTGCTGGCACAGGCTGTTACTTATCCAAATCATTTTACTGTAGCGCAGGATGGCAGCTGCGATTTTAAAACCATTCAGCAGGCTGTAAACGCAGTCCGTGATCTGTCGCAGCAAAGGGTTGTTATTAATATCAAAGCTGGTATTTATCAGGAAAAACTGGTGATCCCATCCTGGAAATGCAATATCGAACTGTTGGGTGAGGATCAGAATAAAACCATCGTAATCAACAGCGATTTCTCCGGCAAGCCAAATCCTCAGGGAAAGGATGCTTTCGCAAAAGCCGAGTTTACAACTTATACTTCCTACACGGTTTTGGCTCAGGGCAACGATTTTATAGCCCGTAATTTAACCATTGCAAATGCCGCCGGACCGGTAGGCCAGGCTGTAGCTTTACATGTTGAGGGTGACAGGTGCGCAGTGATCAATTGCAGGCTGTTGGGCAATCAGGATACGGTTTACGCGGGAACCGAGAACAGTCGCCAGTTTTATAAGGACTGCTATATTGAAGGTACTACCGATTTTATTTTTGGCGAAGCCACGGCGGTTTTTCAAAACTGTGTGATCAGGAGCCTTAAAAACTCTTTCATAACCGCTCCCGCAACCACAGCAAGGCAGCAGTTTGGCTTTGTGTTTTTGAGCTGTAAGTTGATTCCTGCTGATACGGCTGTTAAAAAAGTTTTTCTGGGCAGGCCATGGCGACCTTATGCCAAATCGGTTTTTATCAATACGCAGATGGATACTCACATCTCCGCCACAGGCTGGGACAACTGGCGTAATCCTGAAAATGAAAAGACCGCATTTTTTGCCGAATACAAGAGTAAGGGTACCGATATAAGTAAGCGGGCACCATGGTCGCACCAATTGACGGATGCTGAAGCGAAAAAATATACTTTGAATAACATACTTGCCGGGAACGACAAATGGGATGTAACGCTGATAAAATGA
- a CDS encoding solute:sodium symporter family transporter, producing the protein MNAMMIAGFLFFAGIVVFISWYRRGTARVNTLNNLFFANRSLGFVLVGSGLLFTNINAASIIGENELTYTNNMTVMAWGVSSVVAMLLVSEFMMPLYLKMGIATTPDFLTARYGADVGRLVSVIFLISYIFNLLPSVLYAGAVAFNGLYHFSDVWGISYTTVIVVLVWIMGIIGCIVSIIGGLKAITKLDILLGVGFFCGGVLLPFFGLKYIGHGNIGNGLQQVLTKNTWHLNSIGSVHDAIPFSALFTGMLLVNLYYWGTEQYIIQQVLSSKDLETSQKGIALAGLGKLISPLLLNIPGIIAVHVFANMHNTAEAFPRLVSQVSPPFIAGFISAIVFVASLTTFNAGLNSSSTLFMLNIYKPWLKKHSKPVTEKKLVRTAKQFEILICLLAMFIAPLIMFVKNGFYTYVQIVNGFFNVPIFTIMFIGFVTKKVPGVAAKIGLGFFITCYACTQLVVNTHIHFLHILAILFVITCGLMLLIGKLYPMPVPYTLKLNNLVDIRPWENRYYFAAILLILMIALFVMFSPLILAK; encoded by the coding sequence ATGAATGCCATGATGATTGCCGGTTTTTTATTTTTTGCCGGGATAGTAGTTTTTATATCATGGTACCGAAGAGGCACTGCGCGGGTTAATACCCTGAATAACCTGTTTTTTGCCAACAGGAGCCTTGGCTTTGTGCTGGTAGGCAGTGGCTTGTTGTTTACCAATATTAACGCGGCATCCATCATTGGCGAAAACGAGCTCACCTATACCAATAACATGACGGTTATGGCCTGGGGCGTAAGTTCGGTAGTGGCTATGCTGCTGGTATCCGAATTTATGATGCCGCTGTACCTCAAAATGGGCATAGCAACAACTCCCGATTTTTTGACGGCGAGATATGGGGCAGATGTAGGCCGACTGGTGTCGGTAATATTCCTGATCAGTTATATATTCAACCTGTTACCGTCCGTGCTTTATGCAGGCGCAGTCGCATTTAATGGTTTATACCATTTTTCTGATGTATGGGGAATATCATATACTACCGTGATTGTGGTGTTGGTGTGGATCATGGGGATTATCGGCTGCATTGTATCCATTATTGGGGGATTAAAGGCAATTACAAAGCTTGATATATTATTGGGTGTGGGTTTTTTCTGCGGAGGGGTTCTGCTGCCTTTCTTTGGCCTTAAGTACATTGGCCACGGAAACATAGGGAACGGGTTACAGCAGGTGCTAACCAAAAATACCTGGCACTTGAACAGTATAGGTTCAGTACACGATGCTATACCTTTTAGCGCTCTGTTTACGGGAATGCTGCTGGTTAACCTTTATTACTGGGGCACTGAGCAATATATTATTCAGCAGGTACTCTCGTCAAAAGATCTGGAAACCTCGCAAAAAGGTATCGCGCTTGCCGGTTTAGGAAAGCTGATATCGCCGCTGTTGCTCAATATCCCCGGGATTATTGCTGTACATGTTTTTGCCAATATGCACAACACCGCCGAGGCTTTTCCAAGATTGGTTAGCCAGGTATCGCCGCCTTTTATCGCGGGTTTTATTTCGGCAATTGTTTTTGTGGCATCGCTTACAACGTTTAATGCCGGGCTCAACAGCTCAAGCACCCTTTTTATGCTGAACATTTACAAGCCATGGTTGAAAAAACACTCAAAACCGGTTACAGAAAAAAAGCTGGTGCGCACAGCCAAACAGTTTGAGATTTTGATTTGCCTGCTGGCCATGTTTATAGCCCCGCTTATCATGTTTGTTAAAAATGGTTTTTACACCTACGTACAAATTGTTAACGGCTTTTTCAACGTGCCCATTTTTACCATCATGTTCATCGGTTTTGTAACTAAAAAAGTGCCTGGCGTAGCTGCGAAAATAGGGTTGGGCTTTTTTATTACCTGCTACGCGTGTACTCAATTGGTGGTGAATACGCATATTCATTTCCTGCATATCCTGGCCATTTTGTTTGTGATTACATGTGGTTTGATGTTGCTTATCGGTAAGTTATATCCTATGCCGGTGCCCTATACTTTAAAGCTGAATAACCTGGTAGATATCCGCCCCTGGGAAAACCGGTACTATTTTGCAGCTATCCTGCTTATCCTCATGATAGCGTTATTTGTGATGTTCTCCCCATTGATTCTGGCAAAGTAA